DNA from Sulfodiicoccus acidiphilus:
GGAAAGGGAGTTGAAGCTTAAATCTTTCGGGAGGAAGGTGGGACTGAATGAGGGTCAGGGTAGTATCTAAGCCATCAACTGAGTTGAAGCCTCTGTTGGCCAAAGTCGAGGCCTCGTTAAGGGCACACGGGGTAGATGTGGAGGAAAGGGACTTCGACGCGGTGGTGGCCGTGGGGGGAGACGGGACGCTGTTGAGGGCAGTTGCCCTGGGGAGGCCAATCATAGCCGTGAGGGCTGGAAAGAGGGGGCTACTCATGGACGTCCCCCCTGAGAGATTCGAAGAGGTGGTGGAGAGGTTGAAGAAGGGGGACTTCAGGGAGGAAAACTATAGAACCCTCGAGCTCGACCTGTTTGGGAAAACTTACAGGGCCTTCAACGACGTTGCTCTACTGACCGACGGAGTTGGAACAGCTACCTTCAAGGTTAGCTGTGGGACCGAGTTCTCGTTCGATGGAGACGGACTCATTGTAGCTACCCCACAGGGAAGTACAGGGTGGTCGCTATCGGCTGCAGGACCGTATGTGGATAGGTCGGTCATGGGAACCGTAGTGACCCTCATAAACCCAGTTCTCACACCAATGAGGTCCCTAGTAGTGAATTACCCCACAGTGAGAGTCTCGGTACTTCCCTCCGGAGAGGAGCCTCACATTAACGTTGTAATAGACGGCAACAAGGTAGGGAAGCTCGAGGGAGAGATCGAGGTAAAGACTAACGGTCGACCTGTCACAATATACCGTTTCTTCGATTTCGATCCAGTTAAGCTAATACTGAGGAAGGATCCTTGACAGAAAGAGTGGTTTTCGACACTTCACCTTTCATCGCGGGGTTAGCTAACCTCTTTCCTCGGGTGTACACTACTCCCCTCGTGTTGAGGGAAGTGAGGGACGCCACATCTGTTCACTTGTTGGAGCTCGCGGTAGCGTCAGGAAAGGTGGTGATCACTTCACCCTCAGAACGCAGCCTCTCCACCGTGAGGGTGAAGTCGAAGTCGCTCGGCGAGTTCACTCTTTCCGAGACCGACGTATCTGTAGCTGCCTTGGCTGTCGAGTTGAAACCGACGGTGACCTTCACCGACGACTACTCTCTCCAGAATTTACTCAAGGCGATGGGACTGCCGTTCAGGTCGATTAGAACCACTGGGATAACAGAGACTAGAAAGTTCGTGTATGTGTGCGAGGACTGTGGAGCACCTCACAGGAGTTGGAGGGCCAACTGTGAAAGGTGCGGAGGAAAAGTGCGGAAGGTTAAGATCTGATCTGGAAAAATTATTTAGTGTAGACGAATAGGTTCGCTCATGGCCAGGAAGAAGAGGGACTCTCCCTCAAAGGCGATCTACGTTCCGTTCGGGGTTCTCGCCGCAGTGATAGTGGCCTTCGTCGTGCTGGGCTCCGTTCCTCACGCTCCACTTCAAGCTGTAACTGGACAGTTCTTCAAGGTGGGCAAGGGCCACTCTTCTAAGGTAGAGGTTTACTTTGTTTCTTGGATAGGGTGCCCAATAGGAGCCTCGTTAAGTTGGCCATTAGACGAGGCATTAGGAGGACATTTGTTCGTCTCGTTGCACTACTCCGATCCATCTGATATACAAATACCTGGGCTGATCTTCCTATCGGGTAACAATTCTAACGTCACCTTCTACCCGATCTACGTCTACAACGAGTACCTTAACGCTTCGCCCTCAGGTCAGCCAGTAACAGGGAACAGGATCGACTTCGGGCTTAACGTTTTGAGGCAACAAGTCCCTCCGTGGGTTTACGACCTTGTAGTCAAGTACGACGTCAATACGACCTTCAACTTGAGCGGGAAGGTGGAGTCCTTGGCAGACTACGGTGACCACCTCACCACTGTAGTAATAATCACCGGACCCAATGGAACGTGGATGCTTTTAGGAGGGCTCACTTCTGTCAATGCCTACTTCCCTCAGCTCTCCAAGATGACCCCACAGGAACTGTATCAGGACCTCCAGCAAGGGGAACTCCCTCCAGTCTTACAGCAGGCAGAGCAACAGATCTTGCAGGTGATAGCTGAGGCAAGTTGAGCGTTTACAAAAGACCGTGAGCTTCGCTTTTAGGGAGAGCATAACTAGTGAACTTTCACCCCGGACACTAAAGGTCCCTCTTCGGGGTGAGGCAATTCACAGCCTACAAGTTTTATCAGATTCGTGATTTCCATGCAAGAGCTCACGTCCTCTCAGCAAGGGAGACTTGTACTGGCCTTCACGTGACCGACGCCTCCTTGTCCTGAAAGGGTTCCTCCTAAGGGATGTTTGTTCCACAGTCGGTTCTGGGTCATATTTATCGAGGGGGCAGTCGGGTGGCTCAGAAGGTCACCCTCGTCTGAATAGAGGGGACTTTCCTCCCTGAGTTTTAGTCCCTTTGAGGAGAGGAAAGAGATTGATGCTAGTTTCTCCCTCGATCCCGTTGAGCCCACAGTAGAGCTCTGAAGGAGCGTAGTTAGCTTAAGTGATAGACGTTATGAAAAGAAAGACTCAAACTTCGTCCGTGAGGGTGTATTCATATAGCCTACGAGGCTTTCCGTCCCCATTTTTTGTAATTCCCAAGGGAACTTTAAATCGACTAGGGGGGTTCGCCGTCCGAGTTGAGATTGAAATGTTCTCCCCTCAGGGACTTAGGACCTTAAATGAGTCCCTCTCTAGTTCAACCTTCATCTCTGCTAGTATCTTTGGGCACTCTCCTGAGGCACACTTGTCCAACGGAGGAGCCTTCCTGTCGGTCACTGCCACAAACTTGCTACCTCCGTACCTGGACACCAACTCCGCTAGCGTCGAGTTCAGAGTCTGGTAATTGAGCAGTACGTACACAGAGTTGAGCTCGTAGAACCTGCCATCTTCCTTAAGTTTCCTGAAACCTTCCACATTGTTCCACGCTTCCTTTACTTTAGTTTCTGCCTCGACCCTGAATTGAGGAGCTATAACGAAGTAAGGGAAAATGATCACGTCTGCTCTTTCTGGAAGAGAGTCGGTCGCATTTATCGCGGACCTGACCTGGTCAGTGACCCTCAGCATCGTCCTCATGTGCCTTACGGAGCTCTCCCTGTCGAAGAGTTTGTCGTTGTCCACCTTCCTGTGGAACTCCTCGTACTCGTCAGCGAAGGCCTGTACCACCTCCTCCGTTCTACTCCACATTTTGTCGTAAACCGTTACCTTACTGGGCTCGGCGCCCCAGAGGGCACTGTTTCTGTTGTATACTTGTCCAGTGAGGGCCGGCGTGGCTATCAGGACGCTCTTTCCTTTGATGAGTTGAGAGAGTTCCTGCAGTCTTTCAGACAACCTGAATCTGTCTCCAGCGGTGGCGGCCATGGGGTGTGCGGCGATACCGGGCAGGATCCCCTCTTCGGGGTCGACGTATGAGTAGTAGGTTATCCAGTAGTGCTTGAGGATTAGGTCCTTAGGGAACCACTGAGAGTAAATTGGCTCACCGTGCTGGGCAGCTTCGCTTATCCTGTCCAGCAACAGTTGGTAGGCCTTCTCGGGGTCCTTGAACTTACCGGTTAGTCTCCCAAAGTGAACAAAAATGGGTTCTCCCACTTTAGGACTGAGGTAGGAGAGTCCATACCCTGTGGCCAGGTCTGAGAGCGTCCCGTCCATGACTGACCTCAGGACCGCTCTCATTTCCTCTGGGAGGGAATTAACGTGATATATCTTTTGTTCCCCCCTACGGAAGAAAAGTGCCATGGACGAGACTAGGTGAACTACATTATATATTCTAGGATATATTCTAGGTCGAGGGTTCACGGAGCTGTCCTTCCTCCCGAAAGGGATCTTCTACCCCTTAGTCCATATTAAAATAAAAGTTGAGGACTAACGAACTTATTACTAATAGTATATTGAAAATAAATTTTTGATTTAATTCTCTCGCTCTGAATAAGAAAACAAAATCTCTCTATCAGTCGTTCTCCAAGTCGGTTTCAGGACAGTAGGAACTGATTAGGGGCTGAGAGGGTGTAGAATACCCTTCATAGACGATGAACTTCCACAGCGATATGGGTTGTGCCGGAAAGGGTGAGAGAAGGGGAGATGCTAGCCCAAGCCGTTGAACTCTAAGGGGCCCCATGACCCAGCTACCATTAAGTTCGGTAAGTGGTTGAGGGCTAAGTCCCCCACCTTCTTCGCGATCGAACGTGAAACGAGCGAAAGGAGAGTGTAGGGGCAAATGTACGAATTTTCCGCCAGCATTCGAGGTGATCCCCTTGTCCGAAGGGGAGTTCCTCAGGATCACGGAGAAGAACAACCCAATCGTCTGGGACGTTGAGGGGAGGGCGGTGGTATTGAGAGACGACCTCGGGCCGTGTAGGAAACGTCCAGAGTTGAAGTGTGTGGAGGATAATGGAGTCGAGGGTCTCGAATCTTGTCAGTACTAGGTTCCCCCTCCTTGGAGTTAAGGCTTCAGATACTCCCGTACTGGGGTATAGGTTCAGTTCCCCCTCGAGACTGTGATGTAGCGGTTTAAGGAAATCCGTATATTTCCTTCTGCCTCAACCGTTAAACTTCCTTACGTTGAAATGGAATAGCCGTATGTTGGTGATTCCGTAAAGTCCATGTCAGTAGAGGTAGAGGAGGAAGGTAGGATACCATACCTAAACCGTTCTGGACACTCCTATCACCTCACCTTCGAAGTGGGCCCAGTGCCCGCCCACACGTTCAGCCAACTCTACTGCGATTACGCCGTGCTCCGCCTTGACCCTCGCCTTAGCCCTTATCCTCGAAGCTTCCTCTAACAACTCCTCAGGGGTTAAAGGGATGTCAATCACTGGCCTGTTCTTCATCAGGAAGTGAGCGTATTCTTCCAAAAGAATCTAATTGTACTCTTCCAGTGATTGTTCCACAAGACACTTCATCTTTCTCGCCAGAGACCCCGTCCGTGAGGGCGGGGAGTGTAAATATAAATACCAAAACAGACATAAAAAGATTTGGGATGTTCCTTGAAATCCGAAGTTAAGATATCTATAAAAGGAAAAATTTTGAATCCTAATAAAGAGAAGAGGCGTAAGCTAAACGTAGCCCTAGAGAGATACTTGAAGGCTGTTAAATTCTTCGTCTCCTTTAAGATAAGGGATAAGGAACTCCTTCAACAGAAAGCATACAAAGAGGCTAGAAGGAGGTTTGGTCTATCTTCCACACTTACACTAACAGCGAGAGATAAGGCAGTAGAAAATGTTAAGGCTAGCAAAGGAAGAGAGTTTCACATAAACCGTACATCCATACGGGTGAACTACCGTGCGTTCAAGCTCGTGAAGAGGGACACTAAATTAACACCTTACTGGTTGTACCTACAATTGGACGGTGAAGGGGTTTGGTACCCAATACAGTTAGGAGAGAGACAAGGCAAGTTAATGAACGACGCACTCAACGATAACAGCGAGTGGTCTACACAACAAGTTGAACTCGTAAAGGGAGATGGAGAATGGTACGCTTATTCTAGAAAAACCGTTCGTTAAATATGAGCCAGTAACGCCTATAGGTATTGACCTAGGTGAAAGAAACTTAGCTACAGTAGTTGCGTTAGTTAATGAAAAACCTACAAAAGGCACTTTCTTCGAAGGGTCAAGGATTAAGGAAATTAGGCACGAGTACTTCAACATAAGGAAGAAGCTCCAGGAAAAGAAGAGGCTTGACGTAGTGAAGAGGCTAAGAGGGAAGGAAAGAAGAATGGTAAATCATGAGCTTCACGTTATCTCCAAGAAGGTCGTCGATTACGCTAAAAAGTTCCCTTCCCCAGTGATAGTCGTGGAGAAGCTCACAGGAATTAGGGAGAAATTCAAGGAGAGCAAGAAACTCGATAGGAGATTTCACTCGTTGCCGTTTAGAAGGCTACAGAGCATGATAGAGTACAAAGCGAAGATCAACGGTATAAAAGTGGTATACATTAACCCTAGAAATACTTCAAGAACTTGTCACAGATGTGGGCACGTTGCCCGCACGGACGGAAGGGAATACAGACGTAAGTGCGGTGTGGTACGTAACCGCGACTTGAACGCGTCGATCAACGTAGCCCGTGCCTCAACGAGAGGTACGGGTCGGGGGTAGGTAAACAACCCGAAGGGGGATGAAGGTGAACCGCGAAGGGTACCGGAAACCCCGAAGCCCCGTCCGTGAGGGCGGGGTAGTTTACCTAACAGGTTATTTAACATTGTCGAGGTCGCGAGCCCCAAAAGGGCGGAGTTTCCTGCTTCCCAGCTCTGTCCTGTTGTCATGGTGGAGCGCTGAACTCCACACCGATAATTGCTCCCACCTCCCGATCTCCTCAGGACGTTACGACAAATGTCCTTAATTCCCGTCCTAGAGCCAACTTCGAGCCAGACTGGAGAGCGAATCCAAGAAGTTTTCGCCCTAGCACCGACCTCATCTCCCTCTACTGACAAGGACTTTACGGAATCGCCTATCTCTTTGGCTAAGTCTAAGACGTTCCCCTCCACGTTTCTCACCGAGAAGAGCCCGGGGAACTTGGAAAGAGAACCTCCCTCTTGACAAGACTAACAGCTAGCCTCACCCCTAAAGGGTGAGAAGGAGGTCAGCTCCACTAAGCCACTCGAATTCAATTCACTAGGCTTTACTCCAGGCACCATTTGTCGGTTTCCGTGGAAAAGCGTCGAGAAATGGACACGTATAGGCTATACGAATAAGGACGATAGATCTAAAATGTACTCAGCTCGGCTATCGGAGCCGAAGGTTAGGAAGAACTGGAGCGCTTTCGGAGTCGCGAAACCCTCACGCAGGAGGGGGGCGACGTCCTCTTCCATCTAGCGCCACTTGAGGAGTCCCATCAACATCTCCACGAACCTCTCGTAATCTACACTGTAAACCACTTCCACCTCTCCCCGATTTGCTTTACTTCACCCATGAAGTACCCTCTCACGTGGCCCGGACTGGAGTAGTCGATAACTGTGGCTCCCCGCGTAAGGCAGTCACAGTTCTCCACATCTACTCTCTCTCTCCTGACGTCAGTTGCAACTGACCTATCTATCGCAACTGCTGTAGTTAGGACGTCCGGATGAGGGTGTCCTCTCATTCCTTGCCTCTTGGTGGCGAATTCCCTGTAGTGCTTGTAGGACTCCACGTAGTACCTGGCCATCCTGGTGTTCATGGACTGGATCCTGGCCCAAGTGGACTCGTCGATAGCGTTACTAACTGCGACCTCCCACGGTAACATGA
Protein-coding regions in this window:
- a CDS encoding NAD(+)/NADH kinase, with translation MRVRVVSKPSTELKPLLAKVEASLRAHGVDVEERDFDAVVAVGGDGTLLRAVALGRPIIAVRAGKRGLLMDVPPERFEEVVERLKKGDFREENYRTLELDLFGKTYRAFNDVALLTDGVGTATFKVSCGTEFSFDGDGLIVATPQGSTGWSLSAAGPYVDRSVMGTVVTLINPVLTPMRSLVVNYPTVRVSVLPSGEEPHINVVIDGNKVGKLEGEIEVKTNGRPVTIYRFFDFDPVKLILRKDP
- a CDS encoding NOB1 family endonuclease, which produces MTERVVFDTSPFIAGLANLFPRVYTTPLVLREVRDATSVHLLELAVASGKVVITSPSERSLSTVRVKSKSLGEFTLSETDVSVAALAVELKPTVTFTDDYSLQNLLKAMGLPFRSIRTTGITETRKFVYVCEDCGAPHRSWRANCERCGGKVRKVKI
- a CDS encoding DUF929 domain-containing protein; amino-acid sequence: MARKKRDSPSKAIYVPFGVLAAVIVAFVVLGSVPHAPLQAVTGQFFKVGKGHSSKVEVYFVSWIGCPIGASLSWPLDEALGGHLFVSLHYSDPSDIQIPGLIFLSGNNSNVTFYPIYVYNEYLNASPSGQPVTGNRIDFGLNVLRQQVPPWVYDLVVKYDVNTTFNLSGKVESLADYGDHLTTVVIITGPNGTWMLLGGLTSVNAYFPQLSKMTPQELYQDLQQGELPPVLQQAEQQILQVIAEAS
- a CDS encoding RNA-guided endonuclease InsQ/TnpB family protein; this encodes MENGTLILEKPFVKYEPVTPIGIDLGERNLATVVALVNEKPTKGTFFEGSRIKEIRHEYFNIRKKLQEKKRLDVVKRLRGKERRMVNHELHVISKKVVDYAKKFPSPVIVVEKLTGIREKFKESKKLDRRFHSLPFRRLQSMIEYKAKINGIKVVYINPRNTSRTCHRCGHVARTDGREYRRKCGVVRNRDLNASINVARASTRGTGRG